From a single Pyxidicoccus xibeiensis genomic region:
- the acpS gene encoding holo-ACP synthase — MGIVGLGLDICSIDRIQRIMSGPRAEAFLNRVYTQAERAVCGQRHDAASAYAARWAAKEALVKALGAPPGIRWKDMEVRRDGGPPYFALSGVAKEVMDARGLEAFLALSHDAGVAAATVVLQKRGE; from the coding sequence ATGGGAATCGTCGGGCTGGGCCTGGACATCTGCTCCATCGACCGCATCCAGCGCATCATGAGCGGGCCTCGCGCGGAGGCCTTCCTGAACCGCGTGTACACGCAGGCGGAGCGCGCGGTGTGTGGCCAGCGGCATGACGCCGCCAGCGCATACGCGGCGCGGTGGGCGGCGAAGGAAGCGCTGGTGAAGGCGCTGGGCGCGCCGCCGGGCATCCGCTGGAAGGACATGGAGGTGCGGCGGGACGGTGGCCCGCCGTACTTCGCGCTGTCCGGAGTGGCGAAGGAAGTGATGGATGCGCGGGGGCTGGAGGCCTTCCTCGCGCTGTCCCATGACGCCGGCGTGGCCGCGGCCACGGTGGTTCTCCAGAAGAGAGGGGAGTGA
- a CDS encoding tetratricopeptide repeat protein produces the protein MLFRQKAPRTRSELVAEADRARAKGRVKKAIAAYRRALELEPKDPVVHGKLAPLLARARQPEAALQSFHTAAQAHLDRGFADKAIAVYTQAADTFPHQISLWQQLAQLNLTKGYRADAVRALLRGRFHFRRRNERRDAITLLQEALAFEPTLFEPKLDLALLLAREGQRSEALALLEPLAHGPGGPQLARVHWTLLRISPGVGAAWRWVRSTLARR, from the coding sequence ATGCTCTTCCGCCAGAAAGCCCCGAGGACGCGCTCCGAACTCGTCGCCGAGGCGGATCGCGCGCGCGCCAAGGGTCGGGTCAAGAAGGCCATTGCGGCGTATCGCAGGGCGCTGGAGCTGGAGCCCAAGGACCCCGTCGTCCACGGCAAGCTTGCACCGCTGCTGGCGCGAGCCAGACAGCCCGAAGCCGCGCTCCAGAGCTTCCACACCGCGGCGCAGGCCCACCTGGACAGGGGCTTCGCGGACAAGGCCATTGCTGTCTATACGCAGGCCGCGGACACGTTCCCCCACCAGATAAGCCTCTGGCAGCAGCTGGCGCAGCTCAACCTCACCAAGGGCTACCGCGCGGACGCGGTGCGGGCCCTGCTCCGAGGACGCTTCCACTTCCGCCGCCGGAATGAGCGGCGCGACGCCATCACCCTCCTGCAGGAGGCGCTGGCCTTCGAGCCGACGCTGTTCGAGCCGAAGCTGGACCTGGCCCTGCTGCTCGCGCGTGAGGGACAACGCTCCGAGGCGTTGGCGCTGCTCGAGCCGCTGGCCCACGGGCCCGGGGGACCGCAGCTGGCGCGGGTGCACTGGACGCTGCTGCGCATCTCGCCGGGCGTGGGAGCCGCGTGGCGTTGGGTGCGCTCGACGCTGGCGCGACGCTGA
- a CDS encoding pentapeptide repeat-containing protein produces the protein MRAEQLVARWNTPDGQRRREQLMAMGLCGAWRDVLAGFPGTEALGDNRGDLRGIDLTQQELSGADLVRARLDGALLDDCGLQEARMELATLSEASLTYARLERANLTACVALGTRWDDASLEGAVFTASNLARSSFRRARLRDARFDRASLNHADLRNADLRDTSLYLCDLEDALLTNCQFDPPRVYPRTDRDFVRHARRVGFPSFVEPLLMAPRFQLVRLTHRDALLHVEAGVEASTNLQAEVAALWKERLWHIDLMAATAMVLGGTSEHTLTALWERLDHGTWVLPQLTVVALLTDPDFATRARTRVEASRSRPTRLAPDRGPEAPQVRECLEWALQLREQPSESSGAPASVSAQQARQWLKRLQEQVDPRIQADWHFTPPRLE, from the coding sequence ATGCGCGCCGAGCAGCTCGTCGCACGGTGGAACACTCCTGACGGCCAGCGTCGGCGCGAGCAGCTCATGGCCATGGGCCTGTGCGGCGCCTGGCGTGACGTGCTCGCGGGGTTCCCGGGGACGGAAGCGCTGGGCGACAACCGGGGCGACCTGCGCGGCATCGACCTGACGCAGCAGGAGCTGTCCGGTGCGGACCTCGTGAGGGCCCGGCTGGACGGTGCGCTGCTGGATGACTGTGGCCTGCAGGAGGCGCGGATGGAGCTCGCCACACTGTCCGAGGCCTCGCTGACCTATGCGCGCCTGGAGCGGGCAAACCTGACGGCCTGCGTGGCCCTGGGGACGCGCTGGGACGATGCCAGCCTCGAAGGGGCGGTGTTCACCGCGTCGAACCTGGCGCGAAGCTCGTTTCGCCGCGCGCGGCTCCGGGATGCGCGGTTCGACCGGGCCTCGCTGAACCACGCGGACCTGCGCAACGCCGACCTGCGGGACACGAGCCTGTACCTCTGTGATCTGGAGGACGCGCTCCTCACGAACTGCCAGTTCGACCCGCCGCGCGTCTATCCGCGCACGGACCGGGACTTCGTCCGCCACGCGCGACGGGTGGGCTTCCCGTCATTCGTCGAGCCATTGCTGATGGCGCCCCGGTTTCAGCTTGTCCGCCTCACGCACCGGGACGCCCTCCTCCATGTGGAGGCGGGCGTGGAGGCCAGCACCAACCTGCAGGCGGAGGTGGCCGCGCTGTGGAAGGAGCGGCTCTGGCACATCGACCTGATGGCGGCGACGGCCATGGTGCTGGGTGGAACGAGCGAGCACACCTTGACGGCCCTGTGGGAACGCCTGGACCACGGGACCTGGGTTCTTCCCCAGCTCACGGTGGTCGCACTCCTGACGGACCCTGACTTCGCAACCCGGGCACGAACGCGGGTCGAGGCGAGCCGTTCAAGGCCCACCCGGTTGGCGCCGGACCGCGGCCCGGAAGCACCGCAGGTCCGCGAGTGCCTGGAATGGGCCCTCCAGTTGCGGGAGCAGCCCAGCGAGTCGTCAGGAGCGCCCGCGAGCGTCTCCGCGCAACAAGCCCGCCAGTGGTTGAAGCGCCTGCAGGAGCAGGTCGACCCGAGAATCCAGGCGGACTGGCATTTCACACCACCCCGGTTGGAGTAA
- a CDS encoding NAD(P)H-hydrate dehydratase → MQRVLTAAQMRQAEQAAEERHGMPSALLMENAGRGLAEVARSVAGPEGRFTVVCGPGNNGGDGLVAARFLQEGGARVRVALVGDAAKLTAESRRNLEALKGFGVVPHALAALPELGHGDVVVDALFGTGLSRAPAGDFAEAIGVIARWRRAGAKVVAADVPSGLQSDTGEPFAPCVEADVTVAFGFLKPAQVLEPGASLCGRVRRVDIGMGGESAKDLAGPRLLVVEEADARDTLPVRKADTHKGTYGHVLVVAGSRGKTGAAALVAKAALRSGAGLVTVASRGEALDSIQAHSAEIMGVPLEASGPLAMGDLDALLAAAEGKDSLVIGPGIPRGPETGALIGELLSRLELPAVLDADALNAVASDLSVLRRAKGPVVLTPHPGEMSRLTGRSTKEVQTRRLELVKQLAAGVGVTVVLKGDRTLTAHPDGRVFINTTGNPGMATGGSGDVLGGVCGAFLAQGIPVPEAIWTAVYAHGLAGDLVAARRGQLGLVAGDLIEQGLCEVWVRWGR, encoded by the coding sequence ATGCAGCGCGTCCTCACCGCCGCCCAGATGCGTCAGGCCGAGCAGGCCGCGGAAGAACGTCACGGGATGCCGTCCGCGCTGCTGATGGAGAACGCGGGGCGCGGGCTGGCGGAGGTGGCCCGGAGCGTGGCCGGGCCGGAAGGGCGCTTCACGGTGGTGTGCGGCCCCGGGAACAACGGCGGCGACGGGCTGGTGGCCGCGCGCTTCCTCCAGGAGGGCGGGGCGCGGGTGCGGGTGGCGCTGGTCGGGGACGCGGCGAAGCTGACGGCCGAGTCGCGGCGAAATCTGGAGGCGCTGAAGGGCTTCGGCGTGGTGCCGCACGCGCTGGCCGCGCTGCCGGAGCTGGGGCACGGAGACGTGGTGGTGGACGCGCTGTTCGGCACGGGCCTGAGCCGCGCGCCCGCGGGCGACTTCGCGGAGGCCATCGGTGTGATTGCCCGCTGGCGGCGGGCAGGCGCGAAGGTGGTGGCGGCGGACGTGCCGTCCGGCCTGCAGAGCGACACGGGCGAGCCCTTCGCTCCGTGCGTCGAGGCGGATGTCACGGTGGCCTTCGGCTTCCTCAAGCCGGCGCAGGTGCTGGAGCCCGGGGCCTCGCTGTGCGGGCGGGTGCGGCGGGTGGACATCGGCATGGGGGGCGAGTCGGCGAAGGACCTCGCCGGGCCCAGGCTGTTGGTGGTGGAGGAGGCGGACGCTCGCGACACGCTGCCGGTGCGGAAGGCGGACACGCACAAGGGCACCTACGGGCACGTGCTGGTGGTGGCGGGGAGCCGGGGGAAGACGGGCGCGGCGGCGCTGGTGGCCAAGGCGGCGCTTCGCTCAGGCGCCGGGCTCGTCACGGTGGCCTCGCGTGGGGAGGCGCTGGACAGCATCCAGGCGCACTCGGCGGAGATCATGGGGGTGCCGCTGGAGGCCTCGGGGCCGCTGGCGATGGGAGACCTGGACGCGCTGCTGGCCGCGGCCGAGGGCAAGGATTCGCTCGTCATCGGGCCGGGGATTCCTCGGGGGCCGGAGACGGGCGCGTTGATTGGCGAGCTGCTGTCGCGGCTGGAGCTGCCCGCCGTGCTGGACGCGGACGCGCTCAATGCGGTGGCCTCGGACCTGTCGGTGCTGCGCCGGGCGAAGGGGCCGGTGGTGCTCACGCCGCACCCGGGGGAGATGTCCCGGCTGACGGGGCGGTCCACGAAGGAGGTCCAGACACGGCGGTTGGAGCTGGTGAAGCAGCTGGCCGCCGGAGTCGGGGTGACGGTGGTGCTCAAGGGCGACAGGACGCTGACGGCGCACCCGGACGGGCGCGTGTTCATCAACACCACGGGGAACCCGGGCATGGCCACGGGGGGCTCGGGGGACGTGCTGGGCGGCGTGTGTGGCGCGTTCCTGGCGCAGGGGATTCCCGTTCCGGAGGCCATCTGGACGGCGGTGTATGCCCACGGGCTCGCGGGAGACCTGGTGGCGGCGCGGCGGGGTCAGCTGGGGCTGGTGGCCGGGGACCTCATCGAGCAGGGCCTCTGCGAGGTCTGGGTCCGGTGGGGACGATGA
- a CDS encoding class II glutamine amidotransferase — protein MCRLFGFRSSIPAAVHPALVTEKNSLLIQSREHKDGWGIAAYGAEPLPLVAHGVGPAHSDPDFERVSSRVSSHTVVAHIRLASVGAVELRNSHPFHHGRWSFGHNGTLREFAKHRAAVEALISPALRGHIRGTTDSERCFYLFLTRLSARHSLEHSVPVEGVARAVAETMSLVAAITDAPGVEVRSAMNFLVTNGEVMVASRRNRTLLVSTGPTRNVVDGLPSVGTRVEQFIVASESLCGGPYWAPVNEEDVIAVDASLVFHRWRVHELAGGDLFPPVNPGAPRNAA, from the coding sequence ATGTGCCGACTATTTGGATTCCGCTCCTCGATTCCCGCTGCCGTCCACCCCGCGCTGGTGACGGAGAAGAACTCGCTGCTCATCCAGTCGCGAGAGCACAAGGACGGATGGGGAATCGCCGCATACGGTGCCGAGCCGCTCCCACTGGTGGCCCATGGTGTGGGCCCGGCGCACAGCGACCCTGACTTCGAGCGTGTGAGCAGCCGTGTGTCCTCGCACACGGTGGTGGCGCACATCCGGCTCGCGTCGGTGGGCGCGGTGGAGCTGCGCAACTCGCACCCCTTCCACCATGGCCGCTGGTCCTTCGGACACAACGGGACGCTGCGCGAGTTCGCGAAGCACCGGGCGGCCGTGGAAGCGCTCATCAGCCCGGCCCTGCGCGGTCACATCCGCGGCACCACGGACAGCGAGCGCTGCTTCTACCTCTTCCTCACCCGGCTGTCGGCCAGGCACTCGCTCGAGCACTCGGTGCCCGTGGAGGGCGTGGCGCGCGCGGTGGCGGAGACCATGTCGCTGGTGGCGGCGATTACGGACGCGCCCGGCGTGGAGGTCCGCTCCGCGATGAACTTCCTCGTCACCAATGGCGAGGTGATGGTGGCCTCGCGCCGCAACCGCACGCTGCTGGTGTCCACGGGCCCGACGCGCAACGTGGTGGATGGGCTGCCGTCCGTGGGCACCCGGGTGGAGCAGTTCATCGTCGCCAGCGAGTCGCTGTGCGGCGGGCCCTACTGGGCCCCGGTGAACGAGGAAGACGTCATCGCCGTGGATGCGAGCCTCGTGTTCCACCGCTGGCGCGTGCACGAGCTGGCCGGGGGCGACCTGTTCCCTCCCGTGAATCCGGGTGCGCCGCGCAACGCGGCGTGA
- the folP gene encoding dihydropteroate synthase yields MLRARPITVDRPEDLVLAFRRMGLPTSAREYLLEKLPHAQLLLTGLTKDTGRFLQSLHERATAPGQEEYPAWVAGDAKARPGTGLLSGRKEQFDRLVAAVRAEPGVPPELATALERALEAGKAPAALVLGGRTFEWGSRTYIMGIVNVTPDSFSDGGRYLGAEAAIAHGMALAEAGADLLDVGGESTRPGSQPVSAEEELARVLPVLEGLRARTPVPLSVDTTKAAVAREALKAGAHLINDITGFTTDPDLPRVVAEAGAACCLMHIQGTPATMQQAPRYDDLVDEVLAFLEGAVARAVAAGVPRGRVLLDPGIGFGKTFDHNLFLLRRLGELRVLGLPLLVGTSRKGFLGKLTGGKPAAERLAATLGSVAAVAVVGGADVVRVHDVAEARDALAVADALRQGVEGGALYGR; encoded by the coding sequence ATGCTTCGTGCCCGCCCCATCACCGTCGACCGTCCGGAGGACCTGGTGCTGGCCTTCCGGCGGATGGGGCTGCCCACCTCCGCCCGCGAGTACCTGCTGGAGAAGCTGCCCCACGCGCAGCTGCTCCTCACCGGGCTGACGAAGGACACTGGCCGCTTCCTCCAGTCCCTCCACGAGCGCGCCACCGCGCCGGGCCAGGAGGAGTACCCCGCCTGGGTTGCCGGCGACGCGAAGGCCCGGCCGGGCACGGGCCTGCTGTCGGGCCGCAAGGAGCAGTTCGACCGGCTGGTGGCCGCGGTGCGCGCCGAGCCCGGCGTTCCTCCCGAGCTGGCCACCGCGCTGGAGCGGGCGCTGGAGGCGGGGAAGGCCCCCGCGGCGCTGGTGCTGGGCGGGCGCACCTTCGAGTGGGGCTCGCGCACCTACATCATGGGCATCGTGAACGTGACGCCGGACAGCTTCTCCGACGGCGGGCGCTACCTCGGCGCCGAGGCCGCCATCGCCCACGGCATGGCCCTGGCGGAGGCCGGCGCCGACCTGCTGGATGTGGGTGGAGAGTCCACCCGCCCCGGCTCACAGCCGGTGAGCGCCGAGGAGGAACTGGCGAGGGTGCTGCCCGTCCTGGAGGGCCTGCGCGCGCGCACTCCAGTTCCCCTGTCGGTGGACACCACCAAGGCGGCGGTGGCCCGCGAGGCCCTGAAGGCGGGCGCGCACCTCATCAACGACATCACCGGCTTCACCACCGACCCGGACCTGCCGCGCGTGGTGGCGGAGGCGGGCGCCGCGTGCTGCCTCATGCACATCCAGGGGACTCCGGCCACCATGCAGCAGGCGCCGCGCTACGACGACCTGGTGGACGAGGTGCTGGCCTTCCTCGAGGGCGCCGTGGCGCGGGCGGTGGCGGCGGGCGTGCCGCGCGGGCGTGTCCTGCTGGACCCGGGCATCGGCTTCGGGAAGACGTTCGACCACAACCTCTTCCTGCTGCGCCGCCTGGGCGAGCTGCGCGTGCTGGGGCTGCCGCTGCTGGTGGGCACCAGCCGCAAGGGCTTCCTCGGGAAGCTGACGGGCGGAAAGCCGGCGGCCGAGCGGCTGGCGGCCACGCTGGGCTCCGTGGCCGCGGTGGCAGTGGTGGGCGGAGCCGACGTCGTCCGGGTGCACGACGTGGCGGAGGCCCGGGACGCGCTGGCCGTGGCGGACGCCCTCCGGCAAGGAGTGGAGGGCGGCGCACTGTACGGACGGTAA
- the hutI gene encoding imidazolonepropionase — MDALELWVRNTSEVLTVEGTHRERAEAALTPRPGACVGVRGGRIAYVGPEAGLPPGALGPGTEVVDAQGGFVGPGFVDPHTHLVFAGERSAEFDLRNQGATYLEIAKAGGGIVSTVRATRAASEDELVRLALPRIHRLLAHGVTVAEVKSGYGLDVENELKMLRVVRRLGALTPMELVPTLLCAHAVPEEYKGRREEYVRLCIDEILPAVAREGLARFCDVFAEDSAFTVDEARRILTAARALGMTPRLHADQLTACGASELAAELGAATADHLEQVTDAGIRALAAANVSAVLVPTSTLFLRMRPYAPGRKLRDAGINVALGSNVNPGSAMSENVALVLGLACLENGLSAAEAYWAATRGAALSLGLQSHGRLTEGDPGDLVVYSCASYRHLPYHLGVGHARVVVKAGRVVVRQEMNSCA, encoded by the coding sequence ATGGACGCGCTGGAGCTGTGGGTTCGCAACACCTCCGAGGTCCTCACGGTGGAGGGCACGCACCGCGAGCGCGCGGAGGCCGCCCTCACCCCCCGCCCCGGCGCCTGCGTGGGCGTGCGCGGGGGCCGCATTGCATACGTGGGCCCGGAGGCGGGCCTGCCCCCCGGCGCGCTGGGCCCCGGCACCGAGGTGGTGGACGCCCAGGGCGGCTTCGTGGGCCCCGGCTTCGTGGACCCGCACACGCACCTGGTCTTCGCGGGCGAGCGCTCCGCGGAGTTCGACCTGCGCAACCAGGGCGCCACGTATCTGGAGATTGCCAAGGCGGGTGGCGGCATCGTCAGCACGGTGCGGGCCACGCGCGCCGCCAGCGAGGACGAGCTGGTGCGGCTCGCCCTGCCCCGCATCCACCGGCTGCTGGCGCACGGCGTGACGGTGGCGGAGGTGAAGAGCGGCTACGGGCTCGACGTGGAGAACGAGCTGAAGATGCTGCGCGTGGTGCGGCGGCTGGGCGCGCTCACGCCGATGGAGCTGGTGCCCACGCTGCTGTGCGCGCACGCGGTGCCGGAGGAGTACAAAGGCCGGCGCGAGGAGTACGTGCGGCTGTGCATCGACGAAATCCTCCCCGCCGTGGCGCGTGAGGGCCTGGCCCGCTTCTGCGACGTCTTCGCGGAGGACAGCGCCTTCACCGTGGACGAGGCCCGCCGCATCCTCACCGCCGCCCGCGCGCTGGGCATGACGCCCCGGCTGCACGCGGACCAGCTCACTGCCTGTGGAGCCTCGGAACTCGCGGCGGAGCTTGGAGCCGCAACGGCTGACCACCTGGAGCAGGTGACGGACGCGGGCATCCGCGCGCTGGCCGCGGCCAACGTGTCCGCCGTCCTGGTGCCCACCTCCACCCTCTTCCTGCGCATGCGGCCGTACGCCCCGGGCCGGAAGCTGCGAGACGCGGGAATCAACGTCGCTTTGGGTTCAAACGTGAATCCGGGCTCGGCGATGAGTGAGAACGTGGCCCTGGTGCTGGGCCTGGCCTGTCTGGAGAACGGGCTGAGCGCGGCGGAGGCCTACTGGGCTGCTACCCGAGGCGCCGCTCTGTCGTTGGGACTGCAATCACATGGACGGCTGACCGAGGGAGACCCAGGCGACCTGGTGGTCTACAGCTGTGCCTCGTATCGGCACCTGCCCTACCATCTAGGGGTAGGTCACGCGCGAGTGGTGGTGAAAGCCGGACGTGTCGTCGTCCGGCAGGAGATGAATTCCTGCGCGTGA
- a CDS encoding pyridoxine 5'-phosphate synthase, protein MGQRLGVNVDHVATLRQARRTTYPDPVTAAAMAELAGAQQITIHLREDRRHIQDRDLRILRETVQTLLNLEMAATAEMVKIAYEHKPDVVTLVPERREELTTEGGLEVAGQREHVAKIIKNLKDGEIAVSLFIDPDLDQVRAAHKVNADRIELHTGRYCEARNEKERARELARIVDAAKAGTKLGMGVAAGHGLNYDNVHAIARISEIDELNIGHAIVGRAVLVGFERAVREMLELMRNPG, encoded by the coding sequence ATGGGACAGCGACTGGGTGTCAACGTAGACCACGTGGCGACGCTGCGGCAGGCGCGGCGCACCACGTACCCGGATCCGGTGACGGCGGCGGCCATGGCGGAGCTCGCCGGCGCGCAGCAGATCACCATCCACCTGCGCGAGGACCGGCGCCACATCCAGGACCGCGACCTGCGCATCCTCCGCGAGACCGTGCAGACGCTGCTCAATCTGGAGATGGCGGCCACCGCGGAGATGGTGAAGATCGCCTACGAGCACAAGCCGGACGTGGTGACGCTGGTGCCCGAGCGGCGCGAGGAGCTCACCACCGAGGGCGGCCTCGAAGTCGCGGGCCAGCGCGAGCACGTCGCGAAAATCATCAAGAACCTCAAGGACGGCGAGATTGCCGTCTCGCTGTTCATCGACCCGGACCTGGACCAGGTGCGGGCGGCGCACAAGGTGAACGCGGACCGCATCGAGCTGCACACCGGCCGCTACTGCGAGGCGCGCAACGAGAAGGAGCGCGCGCGGGAGCTGGCGCGCATCGTCGACGCGGCCAAGGCGGGCACGAAGCTGGGCATGGGCGTGGCCGCGGGCCACGGGCTCAACTACGACAACGTGCACGCGATTGCCCGCATCTCCGAAATCGACGAGCTGAACATCGGCCACGCGATTGTCGGGCGCGCGGTGCTGGTGGGCTTCGAGCGGGCGGTGCGGGAGATGTTGGAACTGATGCGCAACCCGGGGTAG
- the tsaE gene encoding tRNA (adenosine(37)-N6)-threonylcarbamoyltransferase complex ATPase subunit type 1 TsaE, with amino-acid sequence MSTVRTLKLSSPEETHALGVRLGKLLQPGDFVGLIGDLGAGKTHLVRGVAEGAEVPRSEVASPTFAIVYPYSGRIPLYHADLYRLANYDDLYSTGFLDLVEGRDGAVLVEWLDRIPEAAPREHLRLTLKHAGGEVRELSAEAFGARPAALLAAWMP; translated from the coding sequence ATGAGCACGGTCCGGACGCTGAAGCTGTCGTCACCCGAGGAGACGCATGCCCTGGGCGTGCGGCTGGGGAAGCTGCTCCAGCCCGGTGACTTCGTGGGCCTGATTGGCGACCTGGGGGCGGGGAAGACGCACCTGGTGCGGGGCGTGGCGGAGGGCGCGGAGGTGCCTCGCTCGGAGGTGGCCAGCCCCACGTTCGCGATTGTGTATCCGTACTCGGGAAGGATTCCGCTGTACCACGCGGACCTGTACCGGCTGGCGAACTACGACGACCTGTACTCCACAGGCTTCCTGGACCTGGTGGAGGGGCGCGACGGCGCCGTGCTGGTGGAGTGGCTGGACCGCATCCCCGAGGCTGCGCCCCGTGAGCACCTGCGCCTCACGCTGAAGCACGCGGGCGGCGAGGTGCGGGAGCTTTCGGCCGAGGCGTTCGGTGCGCGGCCTGCGGCACTGCTCGCCGCGTGGATGCCCTGA
- the glmM gene encoding phosphoglucosamine mutase, which produces MAYRMNMPPKEERASQKLFGTDGVRGKANVYPMTAEVAMQLGRALAYLIRNGPHRHRVIVGKDTRLSGYMLEQALAAGLTSMGVDVELVGPLPTPGISNLTTSMRADAGAVISASHNPYEDNGIKFFWRDGFKLPDETEAKIEDLLSSGAIDSIRPTATKIGRAFRMEDARGRYIVFLKATFPRELTLEGMTVVVDCANGAAYKTAPLVLEELGAKVITLGVNPDGKNINHKCGALYPENLARAVVKHGAHVGIALDGDADRLIVVDEKGKVVDGDAIMAICTDELVARKLLKKKTLVTTVMSNIGLERAVARMGVKVARTRVGDRYVVDEMRRNGYNLGGEQSGHLIFLDHTTTGDGTLAALQLLAVMCRSGKPLSELSSIFEPVPQTLVNVVVKQKKELGELPEVMKIIKSVEQRLGNAGRVLVRFSGTEPKARVLIEGEDAVRNEAFAREIAEALSKACNG; this is translated from the coding sequence ATGGCGTACAGGATGAATATGCCTCCCAAGGAGGAGCGGGCGTCGCAGAAGCTGTTCGGAACCGACGGCGTGCGCGGCAAGGCGAACGTCTACCCGATGACGGCCGAGGTCGCGATGCAGCTCGGGCGCGCGCTCGCCTACCTCATCCGGAACGGACCGCACCGGCATCGCGTCATCGTCGGCAAGGACACGCGGCTGTCGGGCTACATGCTGGAGCAGGCGCTCGCGGCCGGCCTCACCTCCATGGGCGTGGACGTGGAGCTGGTGGGCCCGCTGCCGACGCCGGGCATCTCCAACCTGACCACCTCCATGCGGGCGGACGCGGGCGCGGTCATCTCCGCTTCCCACAACCCGTACGAGGACAACGGCATCAAGTTCTTCTGGCGCGACGGCTTCAAGCTGCCGGACGAGACGGAGGCGAAGATCGAGGACCTGCTGTCCAGCGGCGCCATCGACTCCATCCGCCCCACCGCGACGAAGATTGGCCGGGCGTTCCGCATGGAGGACGCGCGCGGCCGCTACATCGTGTTCCTCAAGGCCACCTTCCCGCGGGAGCTGACCCTGGAAGGGATGACTGTCGTCGTCGACTGCGCCAACGGCGCGGCCTACAAGACGGCGCCGCTGGTGCTGGAGGAGCTGGGCGCCAAGGTCATCACCCTGGGCGTCAACCCGGACGGCAAGAACATCAACCACAAGTGCGGCGCGCTCTACCCGGAGAACCTGGCGCGCGCGGTGGTGAAGCACGGCGCCCACGTGGGCATCGCGCTGGACGGCGACGCGGACCGCCTCATCGTCGTGGACGAGAAGGGCAAGGTCGTCGACGGCGACGCCATCATGGCCATCTGCACGGACGAGCTGGTGGCGCGCAAGCTGCTCAAGAAGAAGACGCTCGTCACCACGGTCATGAGCAACATCGGCCTGGAGCGCGCGGTGGCCCGCATGGGCGTCAAGGTGGCCCGCACCCGCGTGGGTGACCGCTACGTCGTCGATGAGATGCGCCGCAACGGCTACAACCTGGGCGGCGAGCAGAGCGGCCACCTCATCTTCCTGGACCACACCACCACCGGCGACGGCACCCTGGCCGCGCTGCAGCTGCTGGCCGTCATGTGCCGCTCGGGCAAGCCCCTCAGCGAGCTGTCCTCCATCTTCGAGCCCGTGCCGCAGACGCTGGTCAACGTGGTGGTGAAGCAGAAGAAGGAGCTGGGCGAGCTGCCGGAGGTGATGAAGATCATCAAGAGCGTGGAGCAGCGGCTGGGCAATGCCGGCCGCGTGCTGGTGCGCTTCTCCGGCACGGAGCCCAAGGCCCGCGTCCTCATCGAGGGCGAGGACGCCGTCCGCAACGAGGCCTTCGCGCGGGAAATCGCCGAGGCCCTGTCCAAGGCGTGCAACGGCTGA